The Daphnia pulicaria isolate SC F1-1A chromosome 12, SC_F0-13Bv2, whole genome shotgun sequence genome contains a region encoding:
- the LOC124316138 gene encoding vascular endothelial growth factor receptor 1-like produces MWGASLDVIVHSANELLRIQSKMVKHRSNSFSSSREQFVRVLISVSVLFHNCVLRASELNKNNGIMFPNRPQQIVNSGDNVTITCIFIHSAEIKWIYPEYLFKTPQISMSDKRLNFTYEKNETHVSSTMTLLKARARDTGYYECYLPLFGELRVKQYLYVFNKREAVYKDGNQERFVIEKGEDATVPCKPTHPNVVMSLKRTTQLVVGSLPPEELQRELLSGPPSWSRQSTKGLTLRQVTLDDFGSYVCSGKMSNTTDKATNERFKMIVSGLDLKRNNSLRNPVAGSDVTLICRAYVFSSPPTWGYFQTTNDTEELIYINESDPPSAFEMEINTTSLAIGGEADDYYQSTLTLYNVTADYPRKFKCRAVNEVGDVAMDTISFRVTNTRIPFLMNANKVTEVTLIKGIARNLTCTGHGIPTPEIQWFKDGVEYFDEVYSIGNSTVLTLQGSEEEVGSYACQLSNYLGESYKNFTVVFTEAPDAMDNTVVIAAATVTMAIVLAITVIGAKVYLDKKRMNLFPGALALLNGNPREINDQLNLDEQVEILPYDKRWEFPRSRLKLGVQLGAGCFGRVVKGEAVGVKDSEETVKTVAVKMVKSQTNVAALEALIGELKIMIHLGAHLNVVNLLGACTKSIIRGELMVIVEYCRYGNLQTYLVKHRPNFINQVDELGNLLSDAEMEEMANMANNSQELENPDKSEGSQPSDANTLDENNSANPDGPASSECMKEPESFWAYQQDPDANVHGLTMTTADLISWSFQIARGMDYLASRKVLHGDLAARNVLLADDGVAKVADFGMSRNMYYEGNYQKSSQGLMPVKWMAIESLTDRVFSTQSDTWSYGVLLWELFTLGKIPYPGMDANHQLVRQLENGYRMEKPAYAPNYIGEIMAGCWKADPKERPTFSHIEQTISSEMESTVSDHYLNLNDSYEKLNEEKVTATTCEPLGLAKALETKEKPTRWTSLTTRVSNTEPKPQIKEFTSLRDIRRAQSAVNAFQTTANPNQYV; encoded by the exons ATGTGGGGCGCTAGCCTTGACGTTATTGTACATTCGGCCAACGAGTTATTGCGTATTCAGTCGAAGATGGTGAAACACCGTAGCAACAGTTTCTCCAGCAGCAGGGAGCAGTTTGTCAGAGTGTTAATCTCAGTCTCAGTATTATTTCATAATTGCGTCTTACGTGCCAGCGAATTGAACAAGAACAATGGCATCATGTTTCCCAATCGACCGCAGCAGATCGTCAACTCGGGTGACAACGTCACCATCACCTGCATTTTCATCCACTCGGCCGAAATCAAATGGATTTATCCCGAATATCTCTTCAAAACGCCACAA ATCAGCATGAGCGACAAACGTTTGAACTTTACGTACGAAAAGAACGAGACTCACGTTTCGTCGACAATGACCCTGTTAAAAGCCCGGGCGAGAGACACGGGCTACTACGAGTGTTACCTGCCCCTGTTTGGCGAACTGCGAGTCAAACAATATCTCTACGTCTTCA ACAAGAGGGAGGCCGTGTACAAGGATGGCAATCAGGAGCGATTCGTGATCGAAAAAGGCGAAGATGCCACCGTTCCCTGTAAGCCAACACACCCAAATGTTGTCATGTCGCTGAAACGGACCACCCAGTTGGTCGTCGGAAGTCTCCCACCg GAGGAATTGCAACGGGAATTATTGTCAGGCCCGCCCAGTTGGTCTCGCCAATCTACCAAGGGGTTGACGCTGAGACAGGTGACCCTTGACGACTTTGGCAGTTACGTTTGTTCGGGTAAAATGAGCAACACGACGGACAAGGCGACCAACGAAAGATTCAAAATGATAGTCTCCG GACTCGATTTAAAACGAAACAACAGTCTACGCAATCCGGTGGCTGGAAGTGACGTCACGCTCATCTGCCGCGCTTACGTCTTCTCTTCTCCGCCGACGTGGGGATATTTCCAGACGACCAACGACACCGAAGAATTAATTTACATCAACGAATCAGATCCGCCATCCGCGTTTG aaatggaaattaacacgACATCGTTGGCCATTGGAGGAGAAGCGGACGATTACTACCAGAGCACTTTGACGCTGTACAACGTCACAGCCGATTATCCGAGAAAGTTTAAATGCAGAGCAGTCAACGAAGTTGGCGATGTGGCCATGGACACAATTTCCTTCAGAGTTACCAACACTCGCATTCCCTTTTTAATGAATGCAAATAAGGTAACTGAAGTGACGCTGATCAAAGGAATTGCGCGAAATTTGACTTGCACCGGACACGGAATTCCGACACCAGAAATCCAATGGTTTAAG GATGGCGTTGAATATTTTGACGAAGTCTACTCCATCGGCAACTCGACCGTGTTGACTCTGCAAGGATCCGAAGAGGAAGTCGGCTCGTACGCCTGTCAGTTGAGCAACTACCTGGGCGAAAGTTACAAGAATTTTACCGTCGTCTTTACCGAAGCGCCGGATGCGATGGACAACACAGTTGTGATTGCCGCCGCCACAGTTACAATGGCCATCGTGCTGGCCATAACAGTGATTGGAGCTAAAGTCTACCTCGATAAG AAACGAATGAATTTATTTCCCGGAGCACTCGCTTTACTTAACGGAAACCCAAGAGAAATCAACGACCAACTCAATTTGGACGAACAAGTTGAAATATTGCCCTACGATAAGCGATGGGAATTTCCCAGGAGTCGACTCAAACTGG gtGTACAGCTGGGAGCTGGATGCTTCGGTCGAGTGGTCAAAGGCGAGGCGGTCGGAGTCAAAGACTCTGAGGAAACTGTCAAAACGGTGGCCGTCAAAATGGTCAAGTCGCAAACCAACGTCGCTGCTCTCGAGGCTCTCATCGGTGAATTAAAAATCATGATCCACCTTGGGGCTCATTTGAACGTGGTTAATCTACTGGGGGCCTGCACCAAAAGCATCATAAGAG GAGAACTGATGGTGATTGTCGAGTATTGCCGATATGGCAATTTGCAAACGTATTTGGTCAAACACCGGCCGAACTTTATCAATCAAGTGGACGAACTTGGCAATCTCTTGTCGGATgcggaaatggaagaaatggcCAACATGGCCAATAACAG CCAAGAGTTGGAGAACCCAGACAAGTCTGAAGGATCGCAGCCTTCCGATGCCAACACTTTAGACGAAAACAATTCCGCTAATCCAG ATGGGCCGGCGAGTAGTGAATGTATGAAAGAACCGGAATCTTTCTGGGCGTACCAACAAGACCCCGACGCCAATGTGCATGGACTGACCATGACCACAGCGGATTTGATCTCTTGGTCATTCCAAATTGCCAGGGGAATGGATTACTTGGCTagcagaaaa GTTCTTCACGGCGATTTGGCCGCCCGTAATGTTCTGCTGGCCGACGACGGAGTGGCCAAAGTGGCCGATTTCGGAATGTCACGAAACATGTATTACGAgggaaattaccagaaatcGTCGCAG ggattgATGCCTGTCAAGTGGATGGCCATCGAATCGTTGACGGATCGCGTCTTTTCCACACAATCCGACACTTGGTCGTACGGTGTGCTGCTGTGGGAACTCTTTACACTGGGAAAAATCCCTTACCCAG GAATGGATGCCAATCATCAACTGGTCCGCCAACTGGAAAATGGATACCGGATGGAGAAACCCGCTTATGCACCCAATTACATTGGTGAAATCATGGCCGGCTGTTGGAAAGCGGATCCCAAAGAGAGGCCGACCTTCAGTCACATCGAGCAAACAATCAGCAGCGAAATGGAGTCGACAGTCAGCGatcattatttgaatttgaacgaCTCGTACGAGAAGCTCAACGAAGAGAAAGTCACGGCTACTACGTGCGAACCTTTGGGGCTGGCCAAAGCGCtggaaacgaaagaaaaacccactAGATGGACCTCTCTAACTACGCGTGTCAGCAACACGGAACCAAAGCCACAAATCAAGGAATTTACTAGTTTGCGAGATATCCGTAGGGCGCA GAGTGCAGTCAATGCTTTCCAAACAACAGCCAATCCAAATCAATACGTTTAA